Genomic DNA from Thermus amyloliquefaciens:
GCCTTGTGGTTTGCAGGTCTTTAAGGAGGGATGGGAGATGGAGGAAAGGCACATAAGGATTTTTGACACCACGCTGAGGGATGGGGAGCAGAGCCCAGGGGTGGCCCTTTCCCTGGACCAGAAGCTGGAGATCGCCCACGCCCTGGCCCGGCTCAACGTGGACATCATCGAGGCGGGCTTCCCCGTATCCGGGCCCTTGGAGTTTGAGGCGGTGCGGCGGATCGCCTCCGAGGTCAAGGGCCCCATCATCGCCGCCCTCGCCCGCACCCACACCCTGGACATCGACCAGGCGGCCAAGGCGCTGGAGAAGGCGGAGAAGCCCAGGATCCACGTCTTCACCTCGGCCTCCAAGATCCACCTGGAGTACATGCTGAAGAAGACCGAGGAGGAGGTCCTGGAGATGGCGGACCAGATGGTCCGCTACGCCAGGCGCTACGTGGACGACGTGGAGTTTTCCGCCCAGGACGTGATGCGGGCGGACTGGGACTTCGTGAAGAGGCTCTACGAGGTGGCCATTGAGGCGGGGGCCACCACCATCAACATCCCCGACACCACGGGCTACGGCACCCCTGGGGAGTACGGGGCCCTGATCCGCCGCATCCGGGACGAGGTGGTGCGGGGCCGGAACGTGATCATCTCCACCCACACCCACGACGACCTGGGCCTGGCCACCGCCAACGCCCTGGCGGGCGTAGAAAACGGGGCGGGTCAGGTGGAGTGCACGGTGAACGGCATCGGCGAGCGGGCGGGGAACACCTCCTTGGAGGAGGTGGTGATGGCTCTTTACGTGCGCCGCGACTGGTACAAGGCCAAGACCCAGATCAACACCAAGGAGATATACCGGGTCTCCCGCCTGGTGGAGCGCTACACCGGCATGCCCGTGCCCCCCAACAAGGCCATCGTGGGGGACAACGCCTTCGCCCACGAGTCGGGGATCCACCAGGATGGGGTCTTAAAGCACCGCTCCACCTACGAGATCATGGACGCCGAGCTCATCGGTAGGCGCCCCGCGGTGATCGTCCTCGGCAAGCACTCGGGGCGGGCGGCCTTCAAGAAGGCCCTCGAGGACCTGGGCTACAAGGACCTCACCGAGGAGCAGCTCAAGGTCCTCTTTGCCCGCTTCAAGGAGATCGCGGAGAAGAAGGGGCCCCTCTCCGCCGAGGAGCTCCAGGCCCTGGTGGAGAGCGAGTGGGAGCCCGCCTCCCAGTTCTTCGCCCTGGAGCACGTGCAGTTCTTCTCCGGCTCCGGCCTCCTGCCCACGGCCACGGTGAAGGTGAAGACCCCGGATGGGGAGCGCGTGGCCACCCACACCGGGGATGGGCCGGTGGACGCCGTGTACAAGGCCTTGGAGGAAGCCATCGGCCTCAGGCCCGAGCTGGAGCTTTACCGGGTGGAGGCCATCACGGGTTCCACCGAGGCCCTGGGCCAGGTGACGGTGCGCCTGCGGCTTGGGGAGCTCCAGGCGGTGGGGGTGGGGGTTTCCCCGGACATTATAGAGGCCAGCGCCCTGGCCTTTTTGGACGCCGCCGGGAAGCTGGCCTCGGGCCGGGCCACCCGGCATCCCCCTTCCATCGAGGAGGTCCAGCGGGGCGTTTGAGCCCGCCCCAGCCTGGCCAGGCTGGGGCCCTAGGGGGAAGCCATGGTGGAGATTCTGGACACCACCCTGAGGGACGGGACGCAAGGGGAGGGCATCAGCCTTTCCGTGGACGACAAGGTGGCCATCGCCAAGCGCCTGGCCGCCTTCGGCATCCACCTCATTGAGGGGGGCTGGCCGGGGTCTAACCCCAAGGACGCCGAGTTCTTCCAGCGCATGAAGGGGGTGGACCTGGGGGAGGCCCGGCTTGCCGCCTTCGGGGCTACCCGCAGGAAGGGGCTTCTCCCCGAGGAGGACCCCTCGGTCCTGGCCCTCCTGGAGGCCGAGACCCCCGTGGTGGTCCTCTTTGGCAAGAGCTGGACCCTGCACGTGCTGGAGGCCCTGGAGACCACCTTGGAGGAGAACCTCCGCATGATCCGGGACACCGTGGCCTTTTTCGCGGGGCGGGGCAAGCGGGTGGTCTACGACGCCGAGCACTTCTTTGATGGGTACAAGGAGGACCCCGGCTACGCCCTGGCCACCCTCGAGGCCGCCCGGGAAGGGGGGGCGGACACCCTGGTCCTCTGCGACACCAACGGGGGCACCCTGCCCGAGGAGGTCTACGCCGTCACCAAGGCGGTGGTGGAGCGCTTTCCCCGCCTAAGGATCGGCATCCACCCCCACAACGACGCGGAGCTCGCCGTGGCCAACGCCCTGGCGGCGGTCAGGGCCGGGGCCACCCACGTGCAGGGGACCATCAACGGCTACGGGGAGCGGTGCGGCAACCTGAACCTGACCAGCTTCCTTCCCACCCTGGTCTTCAAGTACAACATCCCCGCCCTTCCCCCGGAAAGGCTTAAGGGCCTCAAGGAGCTCTCCCACTTCGTGGACGAGCGGGCCAACCAGACCCCAAACCGCCGCGCCCCCTACGTGGGGGAGGCGGCCTTCGCCCACAAGGCGGGGGTGCACGTCTCCGCCGTCCTCAAGAACCCCCGCACCTACGAGCACATCCCTCCGGAGTGGGTGGGGAACAGCCGCCGCTTTCTGGTTTCCGACGTCTCCGGGCGCTCCAACCTCCTGGCCAAGCTCCAGGAGCTGGGGGTGGACCTTTCCAAGGAGGAGGCCAAGCGCCTTTTGGAGGAGGTGAAGGCCCTGGAGTACGAGGGCTACGCCTTCGAGGGGGCGGAGGCCAGCTTCTACCTCCTGGCCCACCGCCTAAAGGGGGGAAGCCTACCCTTCAGCGTGGAGGGGTTTTCCGTCTTCGTGCACGGAAGCGGCCTGGACACCGCCTGGGCCGAGGCCACGGTGCGGGTCAGGGTGGGGGAGAGCCTGCAGCACACCGCCGCCGAGAGCCCCTTTGGCCCGGTCTCCGCCCTGGATAGGGCCTTCCGCAAGGCGGTCTTGCAGTTTTACCCGGAGCTGGCCGACGTGGAGCTCAGCGATTACAAGGTGCGCATCCTCTCGGGGCAGGAGGCGGGGACCAGCTCCGGGGTGCGGGTGATGGTGGAGATGAAGCGGGGGGAGGAGCGCTTCAGCACCGTGGGGGCCAGCGAGAACATCCTCGAGGCCTCCCTGAAGGCCCTCACCGACGGCTACGCCTACGCCCTCCTCTACCCCAGCCTTAGGGAGATGGCGCCCAGGGCAGGCTGACCTCGGGGAAGGCCAAGGGGGTTGCGGGCTCGGAGGGGGAGAGGAGGCGGATGGAGCGGTAGCGCCCTTCTCGGGGCTCCCGGTAGACCTCGAGGAGCCCCTCCTTGAGGTTCACAAGCCAGACCTCAGGGATCCCGGCCTCGGCGTAAAGGGGAAGCTTGACCTCCCGGTCAAACTCCAGGGAGGTGTCCGCCACCTCTATGAGGAGAAGGACGTCCTCAGGCCTAGGAAGCCGGCCTTGATAGCGTTCCAAGGGGTACTGGAGCACCAAGAGGTCGGGTTCGGGTTCAGAATCCTCCGCAAGATGGAGGGGGGACTGCACCGCCACTAAGGCCTTGCCTTGGAGGGCCTCCTTCAACCTGTGGTCCAAGTACATCACCGCCAGAAAGTGTTTGGGTCCGATGGGGCTCATCTGGTAGACCTCTCCCCTTAAGAGCTCCACCCGGGGCACGTCCCGGAAGGCCCGCTCAAACTCCTCCACGCGGAAGCGGTAGCGGGTGGCCATGCTCCCATTATGCGCCTTGGCCCGAATACCGCCTAAGCCCAAGCCGCCAGAGGAGGCGCCAAAGGAGGAGAAAGGCCAGGCCCCAAAGGAGCATCACCCAGACCCCGGGGAAGAGGGCCACCTCCTGCCCCGCGAGGAGGGCGGCGGGCAGGTAGACCAGGTAGGGGAAGGGGGTGAGGAGGGCCAGGGTCCTCAGGGGCTCGGGGAAGACCTCCAGGGGGGCAAGGGTTCCCGAGAGGAACAGGTAAAGGAGGAAAAAGACCTCCTCCACCGC
This window encodes:
- the cimA gene encoding citramalate synthase, coding for MVEILDTTLRDGTQGEGISLSVDDKVAIAKRLAAFGIHLIEGGWPGSNPKDAEFFQRMKGVDLGEARLAAFGATRRKGLLPEEDPSVLALLEAETPVVVLFGKSWTLHVLEALETTLEENLRMIRDTVAFFAGRGKRVVYDAEHFFDGYKEDPGYALATLEAAREGGADTLVLCDTNGGTLPEEVYAVTKAVVERFPRLRIGIHPHNDAELAVANALAAVRAGATHVQGTINGYGERCGNLNLTSFLPTLVFKYNIPALPPERLKGLKELSHFVDERANQTPNRRAPYVGEAAFAHKAGVHVSAVLKNPRTYEHIPPEWVGNSRRFLVSDVSGRSNLLAKLQELGVDLSKEEAKRLLEEVKALEYEGYAFEGAEASFYLLAHRLKGGSLPFSVEGFSVFVHGSGLDTAWAEATVRVRVGESLQHTAAESPFGPVSALDRAFRKAVLQFYPELADVELSDYKVRILSGQEAGTSSGVRVMVEMKRGEERFSTVGASENILEASLKALTDGYAYALLYPSLREMAPRAG
- a CDS encoding 2-isopropylmalate synthase: MEERHIRIFDTTLRDGEQSPGVALSLDQKLEIAHALARLNVDIIEAGFPVSGPLEFEAVRRIASEVKGPIIAALARTHTLDIDQAAKALEKAEKPRIHVFTSASKIHLEYMLKKTEEEVLEMADQMVRYARRYVDDVEFSAQDVMRADWDFVKRLYEVAIEAGATTINIPDTTGYGTPGEYGALIRRIRDEVVRGRNVIISTHTHDDLGLATANALAGVENGAGQVECTVNGIGERAGNTSLEEVVMALYVRRDWYKAKTQINTKEIYRVSRLVERYTGMPVPPNKAIVGDNAFAHESGIHQDGVLKHRSTYEIMDAELIGRRPAVIVLGKHSGRAAFKKALEDLGYKDLTEEQLKVLFARFKEIAEKKGPLSAEELQALVESEWEPASQFFALEHVQFFSGSGLLPTATVKVKTPDGERVATHTGDGPVDAVYKALEEAIGLRPELELYRVEAITGSTEALGQVTVRLRLGELQAVGVGVSPDIIEASALAFLDAAGKLASGRATRHPPSIEEVQRGV
- a CDS encoding Uma2 family endonuclease; its protein translation is MATRYRFRVEEFERAFRDVPRVELLRGEVYQMSPIGPKHFLAVMYLDHRLKEALQGKALVAVQSPLHLAEDSEPEPDLLVLQYPLERYQGRLPRPEDVLLLIEVADTSLEFDREVKLPLYAEAGIPEVWLVNLKEGLLEVYREPREGRYRSIRLLSPSEPATPLAFPEVSLPWAPSP